A stretch of the Pseudomonas sp. ACM7 genome encodes the following:
- the dapA gene encoding 4-hydroxy-tetrahydrodipicolinate synthase: protein MIAGSMVALVTPMDAQGRLDWDSLSKLVDFHLQNGTHAIVAVGTTGESATLDVNEHIEVIRYVVKQVAGRIPVIAGTGANSTREAIELTTNAKTAGADACLLVTPYYNKPTQEGLYQHFKAIAEAVDIPQILYNVPGRTACDMLAETVIRLSTVKNIIGIKEATGDLSRAKAIIDGVSKDFLVISGDDATAVELILLGGKGNISVTANVAPRDMADLCNAALKGDAVTARAIHEKLMPLNKTLFIESNPIPVKWALHEMGLMPDGIRLPLTWLSAACHEPLRQAMRQSGVLV, encoded by the coding sequence ATGATTGCGGGCAGTATGGTGGCACTGGTCACACCCATGGATGCACAAGGTCGTCTCGACTGGGACAGCCTGAGCAAACTGGTGGACTTTCACCTGCAAAATGGCACCCACGCCATCGTGGCGGTCGGCACCACAGGTGAATCGGCCACCCTTGACGTGAACGAGCACATCGAAGTGATTCGTTACGTGGTGAAGCAGGTTGCAGGGCGCATTCCGGTGATCGCCGGTACCGGCGCGAACTCGACTCGCGAAGCCATCGAGCTGACCACCAATGCGAAGACCGCCGGCGCCGATGCTTGCCTGCTGGTGACCCCGTATTACAACAAGCCGACCCAGGAAGGCTTGTACCAGCACTTCAAGGCCATCGCCGAAGCCGTCGACATCCCGCAGATCCTTTATAACGTGCCCGGCCGTACGGCGTGCGACATGCTGGCCGAAACCGTGATCCGCCTGTCGACCGTGAAAAACATCATCGGTATCAAGGAAGCCACCGGCGACCTGTCCCGCGCCAAGGCCATCATCGACGGCGTGAGCAAAGACTTCCTGGTGATCTCCGGTGACGATGCCACCGCAGTCGAGCTGATTCTGCTTGGCGGCAAGGGCAACATCTCGGTGACCGCCAACGTTGCGCCGCGTGACATGGCCGACCTGTGCAACGCTGCTCTGAAAGGCGACGCCGTGACGGCCCGCGCGATTCACGAAAAGCTGATGCCGCTCAATAAAACCCTGTTTATCGAATCCAACCCTATCCCCGTGAAATGGGCACTGCATGAAATGGGCTTGATGCCGGACGGTATCCGTCTGCCGCTCACCTGGCTCAGTGCTGCCTGTCACGAACCGCTGCGGCAGGCCATGCGCCAGTCCGGCGTCCTGGTTTAA
- a CDS encoding M48 family metalloprotease, whose amino-acid sequence MTFLRPTLLTLACLLASPGFADDLPSLGDASSAIVSPQQEHQLGRAWLALLRSQVSQLNDPQLKDYVESSVYRLVETSQVNDRRLEFILINSPQLNAFAAPGGIVGVNGGLFLNAQTEGEYASVLAHELAHLSQRHFARGVEAQQRMQVPMMAALLAGIVIAAAGAGDAGIAAIAGTQAAAVQEQRRFSRQNEQEADRIGILNLEKAGYDPRSMPTMFERLARQYRFDAKPPEFLLTHPVTESRIADTRNRAEQAKPGGIEDTMRYQLIRARVQLIYEETPGLGAKRFRAQLDENPKNDVARYGLAIAQIKGGQLNEARENLKLLLAKSPNEIIYNLAQVDLDITNNRLPDAQSRVDRMLTQYPGNYPLNSVRVDLLLKQNRAPDAEKALENLLKSRPDDPDVWYMVAETRGLSGNIIGLHQARAEYFALIGDYRQAIQQLDFAKRKAGTNFPLSSRIDARQRELMEEERMIKDMMG is encoded by the coding sequence ATGACTTTTTTGCGCCCTACCCTGCTGACGCTCGCTTGCCTGCTCGCCTCACCGGGCTTCGCCGACGACCTGCCGTCACTCGGCGACGCCAGTTCTGCCATCGTCTCGCCGCAACAGGAACATCAGTTGGGCCGTGCCTGGCTGGCGCTGTTGCGCAGCCAGGTTTCGCAGCTCAACGATCCACAGCTCAAGGACTACGTCGAATCCAGCGTCTACAGGCTGGTAGAGACCAGCCAGGTCAATGACCGGCGCCTGGAGTTCATCCTGATCAACAGCCCGCAACTCAACGCCTTCGCCGCACCGGGCGGCATTGTCGGGGTTAACGGTGGCTTGTTCCTCAATGCCCAGACCGAAGGCGAATACGCCTCGGTACTCGCTCACGAATTGGCTCACTTGTCGCAGCGCCACTTCGCCCGTGGCGTCGAAGCCCAACAGCGCATGCAGGTGCCGATGATGGCCGCGCTGCTGGCCGGGATCGTGATTGCCGCAGCCGGCGCCGGCGATGCCGGGATTGCAGCCATTGCGGGCACGCAGGCGGCAGCCGTTCAGGAACAACGGCGTTTCTCTCGCCAGAACGAACAGGAAGCAGACCGCATCGGTATCCTCAATCTGGAAAAGGCCGGTTACGACCCGCGCTCGATGCCGACCATGTTCGAGCGATTGGCGCGCCAATATCGCTTTGACGCCAAGCCACCGGAATTTCTGCTGACTCACCCGGTGACCGAGTCGCGGATCGCTGACACACGCAACCGCGCCGAACAGGCAAAACCCGGCGGCATCGAAGACACGATGCGTTATCAGCTGATTCGTGCACGGGTCCAGTTGATCTATGAAGAAACCCCAGGCCTGGGCGCCAAACGCTTTCGCGCCCAGCTTGATGAAAACCCGAAAAATGATGTCGCTCGCTATGGCCTGGCCATCGCCCAGATCAAGGGCGGCCAGCTGAATGAAGCACGGGAAAACCTCAAGTTGCTGCTGGCCAAGTCGCCGAACGAGATCATCTACAACCTGGCGCAGGTCGATCTGGACATCACCAACAATCGTCTGCCGGACGCCCAGTCCCGGGTTGACCGGATGTTGACGCAATATCCCGGCAACTATCCGCTGAATTCGGTGCGTGTTGACCTGCTGCTCAAGCAGAACCGTGCGCCCGACGCGGAAAAAGCACTGGAGAATCTGCTCAAGAGCCGTCCGGACGATCCGGACGTCTGGTACATGGTGGCCGAGACTCGCGGTCTGTCAGGCAACATCATCGGCCTGCATCAGGCCCGTGCCGAGTATTTCGCCTTGATTGGTGATTACCGTCAGGCCATTCAGCAACTGGACTTCGCCAAGCGCAAGGCAGGTACCAATTTCCCGCTGTCGTCGCGGATCGACGCACGGCAACGTGAGCTGATGGAGGAAGAGCGCATGATCAAGGACATGATGGGCTGA
- a CDS encoding sigma-E factor negative regulatory protein, translating to MSREALQESLSAVMDNEADELELRRVLNAFDDVETRDTWARYQIARAVMHKDLLLPRLDIAAAVSAALADEAVPAKASRGPWRSLGRLAVAASVTLAVLAGVRLYNQDEIAGVELAQQSSQPGLAVPQVKGPAVLAGYNESSEATGPMANGVLQGQPGWHDQRLPGYLRQHAQQAALKGTESALPYARAASLENR from the coding sequence ATGAGTCGTGAAGCCCTGCAGGAATCGCTGTCCGCGGTGATGGATAACGAAGCGGACGAATTGGAATTGCGTCGGGTATTGAATGCCTTTGACGATGTTGAAACCCGTGATACCTGGGCTCGTTATCAAATCGCTCGGGCAGTTATGCACAAGGATTTGCTGCTTCCACGTCTGGATATCGCTGCGGCAGTCTCTGCTGCGCTGGCTGACGAAGCTGTACCTGCAAAAGCCTCCCGTGGTCCATGGCGCAGCCTGGGTCGTCTGGCGGTCGCTGCTTCGGTAACCCTCGCCGTACTGGCAGGTGTTCGTCTGTATAATCAGGACGAGATCGCCGGGGTCGAACTGGCTCAACAATCCAGTCAACCAGGTCTGGCCGTTCCTCAGGTCAAGGGTCCAGCTGTATTAGCAGGCTACAATGAGAGTTCGGAAGCCACTGGCCCTATGGCCAACGGCGTATTGCAAGGTCAGCCAGGCTGGCACGATCAGCGTCTGCCAGGCTACTTGCGCCAACATGCTCAACAGGCTGCACTGAAAGGTACTGAGAGCGCTCTGCCTTACGCCCGTGCAGCAAGTCTGGAAAACCGTTAA
- a CDS encoding glycine cleavage system protein R, producing the protein MSTPTVREQFLVISALGANPMELTNVLCRASHENRCAVVTSRLTRHGECSALILEISGSWDALARLEGSLPSLAKKHAFTVNVVRSAALENRPQALPYVAYVSSAYRSDIINELCQFFMDHNVELENLTCDTYQAPQTGGTMLNATFTVTLPAGVQISWLRDQFLDFADALNLDALIEPWRPQNPM; encoded by the coding sequence ATGTCCACCCCCACAGTTCGCGAACAATTCCTTGTCATCAGTGCCCTCGGCGCCAACCCCATGGAGCTGACTAACGTCCTGTGCCGCGCCAGCCATGAAAACCGCTGCGCCGTGGTCACCTCTCGCCTGACGCGTCATGGCGAGTGCAGCGCGTTGATCCTCGAGATCTCCGGCAGCTGGGACGCCCTGGCGCGCCTCGAAGGCAGCCTGCCAAGCCTCGCCAAGAAGCACGCCTTTACGGTTAATGTGGTGCGCAGCGCAGCGCTGGAAAATCGTCCTCAGGCCCTGCCATACGTCGCCTATGTCAGCTCGGCTTACCGCTCGGACATCATCAACGAGCTGTGCCAGTTCTTCATGGACCACAACGTCGAGCTGGAAAACCTGACCTGTGACACCTATCAGGCTCCGCAAACCGGCGGCACCATGCTCAATGCCACGTTTACCGTGACCTTGCCGGCCGGTGTGCAAATCAGCTGGCTGCGCGATCAGTTCCTGGATTTCGCTGACGCGCTGAACCTGGATGCCCTGATCGAACCGTGGCGCCCACAAAACCCAATGTAA
- a CDS encoding AI-2E family transporter, protein MFKVLRDWIQRYFSDEEAVVLAVLLFLAFTAVLTLGGMLAPVLAGMVLAYLMQGVVVTLERLRMPGGLAVGLVFALFMGLLLVFIVIVVPLLWHQLITLFNELPGMLAKWQSLLLLLPERYPHLVSDEQVLQAIEVARGEIGKFGQWALTFSLSSLPLLVNIMIYLVLVPILVFFFLKDREMIGQWVRGYLPRERALITRVAHEMNRQIANYIRGKVIEIFICGGVTYIGFVVLGLNYAALLALLVGVSVVVPYVGAVVVTVPVMLIALFQWGWNDQFIYLMAVYGIIQTLDGNVLVPLLFSEAVNLHPVAIICAVLLFGGLWGFWGVFFAIPLATLFKAVLDAWPRKEPVVAPLL, encoded by the coding sequence ATGTTCAAAGTGTTACGCGACTGGATTCAGCGCTACTTCTCCGATGAAGAGGCCGTTGTGCTGGCGGTCCTGCTGTTTCTGGCGTTTACCGCCGTGCTAACGCTGGGCGGCATGCTTGCGCCAGTGCTGGCCGGGATGGTGCTGGCGTATCTGATGCAGGGGGTGGTCGTCACTCTCGAACGCCTGCGCATGCCGGGCGGGTTGGCGGTGGGGTTGGTCTTTGCGTTGTTCATGGGGCTATTGCTGGTGTTCATCGTGATTGTGGTGCCGTTGCTCTGGCATCAGTTGATTACGCTGTTCAACGAGTTACCCGGCATGCTTGCCAAATGGCAGTCGCTGTTATTGCTGCTGCCCGAGCGCTACCCGCATCTGGTATCCGATGAGCAGGTGCTGCAGGCCATCGAAGTGGCGCGGGGCGAGATTGGCAAGTTTGGTCAGTGGGCGCTGACGTTCTCGCTGTCGAGTCTGCCGCTGCTGGTGAACATCATGATCTACCTGGTGCTGGTGCCAATCCTGGTGTTTTTCTTTCTCAAGGACCGGGAGATGATCGGTCAGTGGGTGCGTGGTTACCTGCCCCGTGAGCGGGCGCTGATCACCCGCGTCGCTCATGAGATGAACCGGCAGATCGCCAATTACATTCGCGGCAAGGTCATCGAGATTTTCATTTGCGGTGGCGTGACCTACATCGGTTTCGTTGTTCTGGGGCTGAACTACGCGGCGCTGCTGGCATTGCTGGTGGGTGTGTCGGTGGTGGTGCCTTACGTCGGCGCTGTGGTGGTAACCGTGCCGGTCATGCTGATTGCACTGTTCCAGTGGGGCTGGAACGATCAGTTCATTTATTTGATGGCGGTCTACGGGATCATCCAGACGCTGGACGGCAACGTGCTGGTGCCGCTGCTGTTCTCGGAAGCGGTCAATCTGCATCCGGTGGCGATCATCTGCGCGGTGTTGTTGTTTGGCGGGCTGTGGGGGTTTTGGGGCGTGTTCTTTGCGATTCCGCTAGCAACCCTGTTCAAGGCTGTACTGGACGCGTGGCCGCGCAAAGAGCCGGTGGTGGCGCCGCTGCTTTAA
- the rpoE gene encoding RNA polymerase sigma factor RpoE: MLTQEEDQQLVERVQRGDKRAFDLLVLKYQHKILGLIVRFVHDTHEAQDVAQEAFIKAYRALGNFRGDSAFYTWLYRIAINTAKNYLVSRGRRPPDSDVSSEDAEFYDGDHGLKDLESPERALLRDEIEGTVHRTIQQLPEDLRTALTLREFDGLSYEDIAAVMQCPVGTVRSRIFRAREAIDKALQPLLQEN; the protein is encoded by the coding sequence ATGCTAACCCAGGAAGAGGATCAGCAGCTGGTCGAACGCGTTCAGCGCGGCGACAAGCGAGCTTTCGATCTGCTAGTGCTGAAATACCAGCACAAAATTCTCGGGTTGATCGTGCGTTTCGTGCACGACACCCATGAAGCCCAGGATGTGGCGCAGGAAGCCTTTATCAAGGCGTACCGTGCACTTGGAAATTTTCGCGGGGACAGCGCGTTTTATACGTGGCTTTACCGCATCGCCATCAACACGGCGAAAAACTATCTGGTTTCACGCGGCCGTCGGCCGCCGGATAGCGATGTCAGTTCCGAGGATGCAGAGTTCTACGATGGCGATCATGGCCTCAAGGATCTCGAGTCGCCAGAACGTGCATTGCTGCGGGATGAGATCGAAGGCACCGTCCATCGAACCATTCAGCAACTGCCAGAAGATTTGCGTACGGCTTTAACTTTACGTGAATTCGATGGTCTGAGTTACGAGGACATTGCGGCCGTCATGCAATGTCCGGTGGGTACCGTGCGCTCCCGGATTTTCCGCGCTCGGGAAGCCATCGATAAAGCCCTGCAGCCGTTGTTGCAGGAAAACTGA
- a CDS encoding sulfurtransferase TusA family protein: MTDAVAHDAELDASGLNCPLPLLKAKLELNRLASGAVLKVIATDAGSQRDFRTFARLAGHTLLREEDEAGVYRYWLKKA, encoded by the coding sequence ATGACCGACGCTGTAGCCCATGACGCCGAACTCGACGCCAGTGGCCTGAATTGCCCCTTGCCGTTGCTGAAGGCCAAGCTGGAACTCAATCGACTGGCCAGCGGCGCGGTGCTCAAGGTGATCGCCACCGATGCGGGCTCGCAGCGCGACTTCCGCACCTTTGCCCGATTGGCTGGTCATACGCTGCTTCGTGAAGAAGATGAAGCGGGTGTTTACCGCTACTGGTTGAAAAAAGCCTGA
- the nadB gene encoding L-aspartate oxidase: MSQQFQHDVLVIGSGAAGLSLALTLPGHLRIAVLSKGDLANGSTFWAQGGVAAVLDDTDTVESHVDDTLNAGGGLCHEDAVRFTVEHSKEAIQWLIDQGVPFTRDEQSGTEDGGFEFHLTREGGHSHRRIIHAADATGAAIFRTLLDKARQRPNIELLEQRVAVDLITEKRLGLEGDRCLGAYVLNRGTGEVDTYGARFVILASGGAAKVYLYTSNPDGACGDGIAMAWRSGCRVANLEFNQFHPTCLYHPQAKSFLITEALRGEGAHLKLPNGERFMQRFDPRAELAPRDIVARAIDHEMKRLGVDCVYLDISHKPEAFIKTHFPTVYERCLEFSIDITKQPIPVVPAAHYTCGGVMVDQQGRTDVPGLYAIGETSFTGLHGANRMASNSLLECFVYARSAAADILEQLPQVSVPIALPVWDASQVTDSDEDVIIAHNWDELRRFMWDYVGIVRTNKRLQRAQHRVRLLLDEIDEFYSNYKVSRDLIELRNLAQVAELMIQSAMERKESRGLHYTLDYPNMLPVALDTILVPPTYVD; the protein is encoded by the coding sequence ATGAGCCAACAGTTTCAACACGATGTTCTGGTAATTGGCAGCGGTGCTGCCGGCTTGAGCCTTGCGCTGACCTTGCCCGGTCATTTGCGCATCGCCGTCCTGAGCAAAGGCGACCTCGCCAATGGCTCGACTTTCTGGGCCCAGGGTGGCGTCGCTGCCGTCCTGGATGACACCGACACCGTTGAATCACATGTCGATGACACCCTCAATGCTGGCGGCGGCCTGTGCCACGAAGACGCCGTGCGCTTTACCGTCGAGCACAGTAAAGAGGCGATTCAATGGCTGATCGACCAAGGCGTGCCTTTCACCCGCGATGAACAATCCGGCACCGAAGATGGCGGATTCGAGTTCCACCTGACCCGCGAAGGCGGTCACAGCCATCGGCGCATCATCCATGCCGCCGATGCCACGGGCGCAGCGATTTTCAGAACCTTGCTCGACAAGGCCAGGCAACGACCGAACATCGAACTGCTGGAGCAGCGGGTCGCGGTCGACCTGATCACCGAAAAGCGCCTGGGCCTTGAAGGTGATCGCTGCCTCGGCGCCTACGTCCTCAATCGCGGGACCGGTGAAGTCGACACCTACGGTGCACGCTTTGTGATCCTCGCATCGGGCGGCGCAGCAAAGGTCTATCTCTATACCAGCAACCCCGACGGCGCCTGCGGTGATGGCATTGCCATGGCCTGGCGTTCGGGCTGCCGGGTGGCGAACCTGGAATTCAACCAGTTCCACCCCACTTGCCTGTATCACCCGCAAGCCAAGAGTTTCCTGATCACCGAAGCCCTGCGCGGCGAAGGCGCACACCTGAAACTGCCCAACGGCGAACGCTTCATGCAACGCTTCGACCCTCGCGCCGAGCTGGCCCCACGCGACATCGTCGCCCGGGCCATCGACCATGAAATGAAGCGCCTGGGCGTCGATTGTGTCTATCTGGACATCAGCCACAAGCCGGAAGCGTTCATCAAGACTCACTTCCCGACGGTGTACGAACGCTGCCTCGAATTCTCCATCGACATCACCAAGCAACCGATTCCGGTGGTTCCGGCGGCGCACTACACCTGCGGCGGCGTGATGGTCGATCAGCAGGGTCGCACCGACGTGCCGGGGCTATATGCCATTGGCGAAACCAGCTTCACCGGCCTGCACGGCGCCAACCGCATGGCCAGCAACTCGTTACTCGAGTGTTTCGTTTACGCGCGTTCGGCGGCGGCGGACATTCTTGAGCAGCTGCCGCAGGTTTCGGTTCCGATCGCCCTGCCCGTCTGGGATGCGAGCCAGGTCACCGACTCCGATGAGGACGTTATCATTGCGCACAACTGGGACGAACTGCGGCGATTCATGTGGGACTATGTCGGCATCGTGCGCACCAATAAGCGCTTGCAACGGGCACAGCACCGCGTGCGGTTGTTGCTGGACGAAATCGACGAGTTCTACAGCAACTACAAGGTCAGTCGCGATTTGATCGAATTGCGTAACCTGGCCCAAGTGGCCGAGCTGATGATCCAGTCCGCCATGGAACGCAAGGAAAGTCGCGGCCTGCATTACACCCTCGACTATCCAAACATGCTGCCGGTTGCCCTGGACACTATTCTGGTGCCGCCCACCTACGTCGACTGA
- a CDS encoding DegQ family serine endoprotease produces the protein MSIPRLKPYLSIFATVLVLGQAVAVQAAELPDFTQLVEQASPAVVNISTTQKLPDRKVSSEQMPDLEGLPPMLREFFERGMPQPRTPRGDRQREAQSLGSGFIISPDGYILTNNHVIADADEILVRLADRSELKAKLIGTDPRSDVALLKIEGKDLPVLKLGKSQDLKAGQWVVAIGSPFGFDHTVTQGIVSAIGRSLPNENYVPFIQTDVPINPGNSGGPLFNLAGEVVGINSQIYTRSGGFMGVSFAIPIDVAMDVSNQLKSGGKVSRGWLGVVIQEVNKDLAESFGLEKPAGALVAQIQDDGPAAKGGLQVGDVILSMNGQPIVMSADLPHLVGALKAGSKADLEVIREGKRKNVELTVGAIPEEGKELDALPKSSTERSSNRLGVSVVELTDEQKKTYDLKGGVVIKEVQDGPASLIGLQPGDVITHLNNQAIGSTKEFTDIAKALPKNRSVSMRVLRQGRASFITFKLAE, from the coding sequence ATGTCGATACCACGCTTGAAACCTTATCTTTCTATTTTTGCCACCGTGCTGGTGCTTGGTCAGGCGGTCGCTGTTCAGGCGGCCGAGTTGCCTGACTTTACTCAGTTGGTCGAGCAGGCCTCGCCTGCGGTGGTAAACATCAGTACCACGCAGAAACTGCCGGACCGCAAAGTGTCGAGCGAGCAGATGCCTGACCTTGAAGGCTTGCCGCCAATGCTGCGCGAGTTCTTCGAACGCGGCATGCCACAGCCGCGTACGCCACGCGGTGATCGTCAGCGCGAAGCCCAGTCCCTGGGTTCGGGCTTCATTATCTCGCCTGATGGCTACATCCTGACCAATAACCATGTGATTGCCGATGCCGACGAAATTCTCGTTCGTCTCGCCGACCGCAGCGAATTGAAGGCCAAGCTGATCGGCACCGATCCACGTTCCGACGTGGCGCTGTTGAAAATCGAAGGCAAGGATCTGCCGGTCCTGAAACTCGGCAAATCCCAGGATCTGAAAGCGGGCCAGTGGGTCGTGGCGATTGGCTCGCCATTCGGTTTCGACCATACCGTGACCCAAGGTATCGTCAGCGCCATTGGTCGCAGCCTGCCGAACGAAAACTATGTGCCGTTCATCCAGACCGACGTGCCGATCAACCCGGGTAACTCGGGTGGTCCGCTGTTCAACCTGGCCGGTGAAGTGGTTGGCATCAACTCGCAGATCTACACCCGTTCCGGCGGCTTCATGGGCGTGTCGTTCGCGATCCCTATCGATGTCGCCATGGACGTTTCCAATCAGCTCAAAAGCGGCGGCAAAGTCAGCCGTGGCTGGTTGGGTGTGGTGATTCAGGAAGTGAACAAGGACCTGGCCGAGTCGTTCGGTCTGGAGAAGCCAGCCGGCGCGCTGGTGGCTCAGATCCAGGATGACGGCCCGGCTGCCAAGGGTGGCCTGCAAGTAGGGGACGTAATCCTGAGCATGAACGGCCAGCCGATCGTCATGTCCGCCGATCTGCCACACCTGGTGGGCGCGCTGAAGGCCGGCTCGAAAGCTGATCTGGAAGTGATTCGTGAAGGTAAGCGCAAGAATGTCGAGTTGACAGTCGGCGCTATCCCGGAAGAAGGCAAAGAGCTGGATGCGCTGCCGAAATCCAGCACCGAGCGCAGCAGCAACCGCCTGGGTGTTTCCGTGGTCGAGCTGACTGATGAACAGAAGAAAACCTACGACCTCAAAGGCGGCGTCGTCATCAAGGAAGTCCAGGACGGTCCTGCTTCTCTGATTGGCCTGCAGCCAGGCGATGTGATCACTCACCTGAATAATCAGGCAATTGGTTCCACCAAGGAGTTCACGGATATCGCCAAAGCGCTGCCGAAGAACCGCTCGGTGTCGATGCGGGTTCTGCGTCAAGGACGCGCCAGCTTCATTACCTTCAAACTGGCTGAATAA
- a CDS encoding MucB/RseB C-terminal domain-containing protein: MRAIPLLTLLLGGWFVVPAHADEAQDWLTRLGQAEQQQSFHGTFVYERNGSFSTHNIWHRVQDGKVRERLLQLDGSAQEVVRIDGRTQCVSGILIAGLGDSPSSAARTLDPQKLKNWYDLAVIGKSRVAGRAAVIVSLTPRDQHRYGFELHLDKETGLPLKSLLLNERGQLLERFQFTQLDTADVPSDSDLKPGADCKTIALDSDKASAIKTAQVWRSDWLPPGFELTSSTSRKDPETKTQVNSLMYDDGLARFSVFLEPLNGATITDTRTQLGPTVAVSRRLTTPQGEMMVTVVGEIPIGTAERIALSMRSDATATK, from the coding sequence ATGCGCGCCATCCCTCTACTTACGCTTCTGCTCGGTGGCTGGTTTGTTGTTCCAGCCCATGCTGATGAAGCCCAGGACTGGTTGACCCGTCTGGGCCAAGCCGAGCAACAGCAAAGCTTTCACGGTACATTCGTCTACGAGCGTAACGGTAGTTTTTCTACCCACAACATCTGGCACCGCGTCCAGGATGGCAAGGTCCGCGAGCGGTTACTCCAGCTCGATGGCTCGGCACAGGAAGTCGTGCGCATTGATGGGCGTACTCAATGCGTCAGTGGCATTCTGATAGCAGGGCTTGGAGATTCCCCCAGCTCCGCTGCTCGTACACTCGATCCACAAAAACTAAAGAATTGGTATGACCTTGCCGTCATTGGCAAGTCGCGTGTGGCCGGGCGTGCGGCGGTGATCGTTTCACTGACGCCTCGCGATCAACACCGCTACGGTTTTGAATTGCATCTGGATAAAGAAACCGGCCTGCCTCTCAAATCATTGCTTCTGAATGAACGAGGGCAGTTGCTGGAGCGATTCCAGTTCACGCAACTGGATACCGCCGATGTTCCGTCCGACAGCGACTTGAAGCCTGGCGCCGATTGCAAAACTATTGCCCTCGACAGTGACAAGGCTTCTGCAATCAAGACAGCGCAAGTCTGGCGTTCGGACTGGTTACCACCAGGTTTCGAGCTGACCAGCAGTACCTCCCGCAAGGATCCAGAGACCAAAACCCAAGTCAACAGCCTGATGTATGACGATGGTCTGGCCCGTTTCTCGGTTTTCCTTGAGCCGTTGAATGGCGCAACAATTACTGACACTCGCACCCAGTTGGGGCCGACCGTTGCAGTTTCCCGACGCTTGACTACCCCGCAAGGCGAGATGATGGTGACCGTGGTCGGTGAGATTCCGATTGGCACCGCCGAACGGATTGCGCTATCCATGCGCAGCGACGCCACTGCAACCAAGTAG
- a CDS encoding peroxiredoxin — MAVAIDQPVADFEAPATSGQTVNLASLKGKQVVIYFYPKDSTPGCTTQGQGFRDQLDAFKAANTEVFGVSRDSLKSHENFKAKQAFTFELISDKEEALCQQFDVIKLKKLYGKEYMGVDRSTFLIDKDGVLRQEWRGVKVPGHVDAVLAAAQALNKA, encoded by the coding sequence ATGGCCGTTGCCATCGACCAACCGGTTGCCGACTTCGAAGCACCCGCCACCAGCGGGCAGACCGTCAACCTCGCGAGCCTCAAAGGCAAGCAGGTGGTGATTTACTTCTACCCGAAGGACAGCACTCCAGGCTGCACCACTCAGGGTCAGGGCTTTCGTGACCAGCTCGACGCCTTTAAAGCCGCCAATACCGAAGTCTTTGGCGTGTCCCGCGACAGCCTTAAATCACACGAAAACTTCAAGGCCAAGCAGGCGTTCACCTTCGAGCTGATCAGCGACAAGGAAGAAGCGCTCTGCCAGCAGTTCGACGTGATCAAGCTGAAAAAACTCTATGGCAAAGAATATATGGGCGTTGATCGCAGCACGTTCCTGATCGACAAGGACGGTGTGCTGCGTCAGGAATGGCGTGGTGTGAAGGTGCCGGGTCATGTGGATGCTGTTCTGGCTGCGGCGCAGGCTTTGAACAAGGCCTGA